The Aphanothece sacrum FPU1 genome includes the window ATATTATTTAAGTGATTTAGATAAAATTTTAGGGATTTTAGCTAATGGGATTAGTTGTGGAATGGGCATCTTGCCCGTTACAGACTAGAAGCGACGTACCATAATTATTTATATTTCAAATGAAAACACTATATTAATACCCGATATTTACTAAACAACAGTAAAGGGAATATTTTCTAAAATGACATTAGGAATATTACCAGAACCTAAAACTTCTTTAGCATCGATAATTTCTATTCCCACTAATAATTCATTGACTCCAATATTTAAAGCCATTTCATCAGTCAGTTGAACTGTTTTGCATTCGTGTTTTCCTTCTACCAGCCTAATATAAAGGGCATCAATTTCAGCATCATAACTAATTTTCATAATTTTTTCCTTAATTTCTCTTTCATGTGCTTTAAAAGCTGACTAATTACTACCTGATTGAGCAAAACAAAATTGCTTAATGACTACTGCTTGATTAGCGGTAATTTGTCGTGCTTTCCAAGCAATACGCCCCCCTTCTCGGTTGCGCCCTAATTCTTCCGTAACTTCGTAGCCATAGTTTAACCAATCAGGAAAATTATTGCTCATAATAAAACATTAGTTAATGAATTACTTTTAGTAATAATAAGTTACTGAGAAAAGTTAGGAACAAGACGGAAAAGTAAAGTTAAAAAAGCAGTTACTACAGATACAATAAGAGGAGTAATTAAAGATTTTGCTCCTTTTAAGTCGGCTACATCATTAACCAGATTTCTTTGGATACTTTTCATTTCTGTCACATCTTCTTTGATAGTTTTAACTTCTTCTTCTAACCGAATTTGTCCCATTTTTATTTCAGTGATGTCTTTTTGAATGCTATCAAATTTAGCTTCAAATTTAGCTTCAGATTTTTCAAATTTGGCTTCAAATTTTTCAAATTTAGCTTCAGATTTTTCAAATTTGGCTTCAAATTTCTCATCCATCTTGTCTAACTTACTGTTGATCTCTTTCAAGACTTCCCCTAGAGAGTAAGTGACTGTTATCGGTGTCTGTATACTTGTGCCTTCGGGACTCATGACTTAAACTCCTATTAGATATACGTTAACGAATTCTATTCCCGTGGGGTGTGTTAGGCAAATGCTTATTATTCGATTATAAACTAATATTTTTATCCGGCAGTAATGCACCAAGATTAAAAGGTTTATGTATGTTAAGCTAAGACGCATTTAAAATGGTTATAGAGGATTTTAGTAAAAAGTTCAAACTCTTTCTCCGGCGCTCCCTTGCAGTCTCAACTACTAATTTAAATGCGTGACAGCTTACGCTAGGCTAACACGCCCTATTAGATTGACATAGCTAATGCGCGTGTATTAGGACTGGGGTTTGTTGGGTTTCGTATCTCAACCCAACCTACAATCTAATTGGGTGCGTTAGACTTATTTATGTCCGACTACTCTAGAAGATGCAAAATTAATTTTCAATTAACCTAATCCCTCAACAACTGGATGGAAATAAAAGGCAATTCCAATGACTAGATACGTCGCTAATAATAGCGTCCCTTCTAACCAATTAGAACGACCATCAGAACTAATAGAATTCGTAAGTAAAACAGCTACGGCTACTGCTACTAACTCAAAAGGATTAAAATTTAGATCCATTGGTTGTCCTAAAAGTAATCCTGAAATTACTAAAACAGGGGCAACAAATAAAGCAATTTGTAAACTTGAACCCACTGCTACTGACATTGATAAATCCATTTTA containing:
- a CDS encoding DUF2283 domain-containing protein, with the protein product MKISYDAEIDALYIRLVEGKHECKTVQLTDEMALNIGVNELLVGIEIIDAKEVLGSGNIPNVILENIPFTVV
- a CDS encoding shikimate dehydrogenase, which codes for MSPEGTSIQTPITVTYSLGEVLKEINSKLDKMDEKFEAKFEKSEAKFEKFEAKFEKSEAKFEAKFDSIQKDITEIKMGQIRLEEEVKTIKEDVTEMKSIQRNLVNDVADLKGAKSLITPLIVSVVTAFLTLLFRLVPNFSQ